In Acidisarcina polymorpha, the DNA window AAACTGGTGCCCGCACTCGGCATGGTCCGGGGTGTCAGCCATGCCGAATACATCAAAGCCCACCAGACAGATGAAAAAGGCGACGCCCGCTATTATTTTCTAGAGGTCGCGGCCCGGGTCGGTGGCGCCTTCATCGCCGAACTGGTCGAGCACTCGACCGGCCTGAATCTCTGGGCGGAGTGGGCGCGGATCGAAATCTCGTCGCTACGAGGCATTCCATATACCTTGCCGGAGCGAAAGTTTTCCTATGCCGGCAGCGTCCTCTGTCTCGCTCGTACTGACGAGCCGGACACCTCCTCCTTTAACGCGCCGGAGATTGTCTATCGCATGAAGAAGAAGCATCATGCCGGGTTACTGGTAGAGTCTCCCGATCCGAATCGTGTCGCCGCATTGCTCGAGGAATACAGCCGCCGATTCGCCGAGATGTTCCTTGCGACTGCGCCGGTCCCGATGAAGCCTACGAATTAGGCTCCGCAAAGAGGGGTCTCCCGTAGCGCTTCTGAGATATCAGTTTCGATGGCTTCGCGAACTCCTGCATTGAACATCGACCGCCCTGATGGCGCCCGACCAACCCCTCCCCTAGAGAATTTCCCGCATAGGAGCAGAGCAACGAAATAAGCTCGGCTGGCCTTCTCCTCAAGAAAGGCTAACGTGTCTCAGCGGGAAGGTTCACATCGATGCGAGAAATGCTCTAGCATTCTCAGAGCACAAGGAGACCGCATGTCCGAACTCAGTTTTCAGTCCCCGCATCGCCGCTACAATCCGCTCCGCAAGCAATGGGTGTTGGTGTCGCCGCACCGCACGCAGCGGCCGTGGCAGGGCGAGGTCAATGCCGCCTCTGGATTCTCCGATCTCCACTATGATCCGACTTGCTATCTGTGTCCGGGCAACGAACGCGCTGGCGGCGCGAAGACGCCGGTCTACGAACATGTCTATGTCTTTGACAACGACTATGCGGCGCTGCTGCCCGACTCCCCGGCGCCTGACACCGCGGGCTGGCCCGAGCTTCTCAAGGCTGAGCGCGAACGTGGTCTCTGCCGCGTTCTCTGCTTTCATCCCGACCATAGCCTTACGCTTGCCCGAATGGAGGTCGCCGATATCCGCCGCGTCGTCGATGCCTGGGTAACGCAGTATGGATATCTGGGCCGTATGCACGAGATCAACTACGTGCAGATCTTCGAGAATCGAGGCGCGATGATGGGCGCCAGCAACCCCCATCCCCACGGACAGATCTGGGCAACTGAACATATTCCCGATGAACCGGCTGCTGAGACCGCAGCTCTGGCCGAATACCACCAGCAGCACGGCAGCTGCCTGCTCTGTGACTATCTCAAAGTCGAGCAGGAAGCCGGAACTCGCCCCAACGGGCGCATCGTCTGCGAGAACGAAGGCTTTCTCGCGGTCGTCCCCTGGTGGGCCGTCTGGCCGTTTGAGACCCTGGTGATCGCGAAGTCGCACTTGCGCTCCCTGCATGACTTCAGCGAAGAGCAGTGCTCCGAATTAGCCGATATCCTCAAGCAGTTAACGACTCGCTACGACAACCTCTTCCAGACGAGCTTCCCCTACACCATGGGCTTTCACCAGAGGCCCACCGATGGCCATCCCCACGACGAATGGCATTTCCACGCCCACTTTTATCCGCCGCTATTAAGATCTGCAACAGTGAGGAAGTTCATGGTCGGCTTCGAGATGCTAGGAATGCCACAACGGGACATCACTCCAGAAAGTGCAGCGGAACGGTTAAGGGCCGTACCAGCGGAGCATTTCACCTTAAAGGCGGCAACGAGCACAAGCTCAGCGGCTGACCATTCTTGAATCATCACCACGACGGAAAAGGAAA includes these proteins:
- a CDS encoding UDP-glucose--hexose-1-phosphate uridylyltransferase, with amino-acid sequence MSELSFQSPHRRYNPLRKQWVLVSPHRTQRPWQGEVNAASGFSDLHYDPTCYLCPGNERAGGAKTPVYEHVYVFDNDYAALLPDSPAPDTAGWPELLKAERERGLCRVLCFHPDHSLTLARMEVADIRRVVDAWVTQYGYLGRMHEINYVQIFENRGAMMGASNPHPHGQIWATEHIPDEPAAETAALAEYHQQHGSCLLCDYLKVEQEAGTRPNGRIVCENEGFLAVVPWWAVWPFETLVIAKSHLRSLHDFSEEQCSELADILKQLTTRYDNLFQTSFPYTMGFHQRPTDGHPHDEWHFHAHFYPPLLRSATVRKFMVGFEMLGMPQRDITPESAAERLRAVPAEHFTLKAATSTSSAADHS